In Burkholderia lata, the DNA window CCACACGCGAGAGATCGGGCCCCGCGCTCACACCACCAACATGACCACCGTAGAAATCGAAGCGACCGCTGATGTCGAACAGGCGCAGGCGTCCCTGTGGGACCTGTTCAAGGTCGTCGCCAGCATTTCGGCGGTGTCGTGGGGCGGGCTGTCGATGATGGCGCAGCTCGAGCGCCACTACGTGGAACGGCTGCGGCGCATCGAGCCCAACGTCTTCGGCGACCTCGTCGCGCTGGCCTGGCTGGTGCCGGGCCCCGTCGGCTGCAACGTGGCGGTGCAGGTCGGCCAGATCCTGCACGGCCGCGTCGGCGCGTGGATCGCCGGCATCGCGAGCGTGCTGCCGTTCTCCATCCTGATGACGCTGTTCGCGATCTTCTATCGCACGCCGCTCGTGCGCTCGCTGGCCGCGCCGATGCTGATCAATCATTTCGGGATGGTGCTCGCCGCGCTGATCGGCGTCACGTGGGTCAAGCAGTTGCGCTCGCTCGCGCAAACGCGGCGCGAGCAGTTGATCGCCGCGTTGTCGACGATTCTGCTCGGTTTTGCGCATAATCCGGCCGCCTTCGTCGGGATTCTGTTTGCGGCATTCGCGGCAGGCTGGCTGACGGGACCGCCGCAACGCGACGCGGTCGATTTCACGCTGTCGACCCGCGACCGCAACCTGCTCGTGCTGCTCGGCATATTCGTCACGCTGTTCGCGGTGCCGCTGCCCGGCGATTACCAGGCGACGCTGCTGTGGCCACGCCTCGCCGGCGCCGGCATGACGCTGTTCGGCGGCGGCTTTTCCGCGCTGCCCGTGCTCAAGACGCTGTTCGTCACGCCCGCAACGGGCATCTCCGATCACGACTTCACGCTTGCGTTTGCGCTGTCACCGGTCGCGCCGGGACCGCTGCTGAACGTCGTACCGTTTCTCGGCTACCTGACCGACGGCTGGGTCGGCGCGCTGCTCGCGACGGCCGCGCTGTTCATTCCGTCGGGGTGCCTCGTCGTGTTTGCGCAGAACCATCTGTCCCGGCTCAAGCGCCATTCGCGCTTCGAGTACGGGATGCGCCTGCTGCGTGCCGCGACGACGGGTTTTCTCGTCGTCGCCGTCGTGAGGATCCTGTACCGCGAACCAGCCGACCCCGTTTACTGGCTGACGGGCGCCTTCGCGACGCTGTGCTTTGCGCGCTTCAAGGTGCCCGTCTATGCCGTGTACGGCACGGTCGCGGTTGCGTGCGGCGTGTGGCTACTGGCCGCCGCGCGCTGACGGGCGACCGCCGCCGCCCTGCCGGGTTCTACCGGCATTCGTCCCGCTCGCCCGCCTGACCCGTCCTCAACCTGCCTGCACCGCGATCCGGCGTGCGATCCAG includes these proteins:
- a CDS encoding chromate transporter, with the protein product MTTVEIEATADVEQAQASLWDLFKVVASISAVSWGGLSMMAQLERHYVERLRRIEPNVFGDLVALAWLVPGPVGCNVAVQVGQILHGRVGAWIAGIASVLPFSILMTLFAIFYRTPLVRSLAAPMLINHFGMVLAALIGVTWVKQLRSLAQTRREQLIAALSTILLGFAHNPAAFVGILFAAFAAGWLTGPPQRDAVDFTLSTRDRNLLVLLGIFVTLFAVPLPGDYQATLLWPRLAGAGMTLFGGGFSALPVLKTLFVTPATGISDHDFTLAFALSPVAPGPLLNVVPFLGYLTDGWVGALLATAALFIPSGCLVVFAQNHLSRLKRHSRFEYGMRLLRAATTGFLVVAVVRILYREPADPVYWLTGAFATLCFARFKVPVYAVYGTVAVACGVWLLAAAR